In the Planctomycetia bacterium genome, GTGGCGTCGTATGTACTCCGCATGCGGCTGCGCGGCATGAAGCGGTATCCGCTCGTCTTGATGCTCGAGCCGCTGTTTCGTTGCAACCTCGCTTGCGCCGGCTGTGGCAAGATTCAGTTCCCGGCCGACATCTTGAAGAAGAATCTTTCGCCCGAGCAATGCTTTCGCGCCGTCGACGAATGCGGCGCGCCGATGGTTTCCATCCCCGGCGGCGAGCCCTTGCTGCACCCGCAGATCGTCGAGATCGTCGAGGGGTTGGTCGCGCGGAAGAAGTACATTTACCTTTGCACGAACGCCCTGAAGCTCGCCGAGTTTCTGCCACGGTTCAAGCCGTCGAAGTACCTGACTTTCTCGGTCCACATGGATGGCCCGCGCGAAGAACACGACCACGCCGTCTGTCGCGAAGGAACCTACGACATCGCCGCCGAAGCGATCCGCCTCGCCTTGAAGGCCGGCTTCCGCGTCACCACGAACACCACGCTCTTCGACGGCGCCGATCCGAACCGCATCCGCGGCTTCTTCGACGACATGACCAAGCTCGGCGTCGAAGGGATGATGATCTCTCCCGGCTACAGCTACGAAAAAGCTCCCGACCAAGAACACTTCCTCCGCCGCGAAAAAACGATCCGCCTCTTTCGCAACCTGTTCGAGAAGCCGAAGGGTTGGGTCTTCAATCAGTCGCCGCTGTTCCTCGAATTCCTGCAAGGCAAGTGGGACCTCGAATGCACCCCCTGGGGCAACCCGACGTACAACGTCTTCGGGTGGCAGAAGCCCTGCTACTTGGTCGGTGAAGGCTACTGCGAGTCGTTTCAAGAACTGCTCGACACCACCGCTTGGGCCGATTACGGCTGCAAGAGCGGCAACCCGAAGTGCCGCGATTGCATGGTCCACTCCGGCTACGAACCGAGCGCCGTAACGAGCACGTTCGGCTCGCTCGCCGGCTTCCTACGCACGGCCCGCGTGAGCCTCTTCGGCCCGACGCGCGGCAAGCCGCTGCCGGAAGTCGCCTCGGTACGCATCTCCGGCGATTCGACCGGCGGCACCACGACGGTTCACCGCACGGAGTCCGGCCGGCTGGAGCTCCCGGTCCTAAAATAGTTCGCGTAACCGACAGCCGAGTTTCTTCCGGCACTTATCATTTCCTACTTCGCATTGCGTCATGCGATCGCATAGCATATCGCCATGCCACCAACCTCCGCTTGCGATATCGGTCTCATCTTCGCGCTGCAAGCCGAGCAAGGCTGCACGGAAGATCTACTCACCGAGATCGAATACTACGAAGCAGCCGGCTTGAAGATCCGCCGCGGCATCTTCAAGGGCAGCTCAGCCGCGGGCCGTTCGATCGTCTGCGTCACGTCGGGCGTCGGACGGGCGGCAGGCGCGCATGCTTGTGAAGCGCTGATCGATGGGCACCGGCCGCAGTGGATCATCTCGGCCGGCTTCTGCGGCGGGCTCGTGCCGCAACTGGCCCGCAACCAGATCGTCGCCGCCGATGCTTTTCACGATCGGCCCGAATGGACCGACGAGCTGCGCCGCCGGATCGCCGAAGCCGCGGCAGCCGGCGTACCCGCGGCGGAGCATGTCGGCCCGCTGACGACGGTCGACCGGATCATCGCGAAGAGCGCCGCTAAGCATGCGCTCGGCGCGGCGACCGGCGCACTGGCCTGCGAAATGGAATCGTCGGGTGTGGCCGAAGTTTGCCTGCGTCGCGGCGTGCCGCTGTTGGTGCTGCGCGTCGTGAGCGATCCGGTCGACGAAGACCTGCCGCTCGACCTCGAACCGCTGATGCGACAAAAAAGTGCGGCGGGCACGTTCGGCGCAGTCGTCGGCGCGCTCTGGCGCCGACCCAGCAGCGTGAAAGACATGCTCCGCTTGCAAGAGAACGCGCTGACGACAAGCGACACGCTGGCGAAGCACTTGGCCCGCGTAATGGAAAAACTTCCACTCACGCGCCCCAGCGATAACAACCGCGAAATCGCAAGCGAGTAACAACACGTCTCGCCGCTAAATAGCCTTCCTCATTCTTTCTGGTTTCTAGTTTCTGCCTTCTGCTTTTTTTTTGACCCCCGACCCCTGTGTATCCCCACCCCATCCGTCTCCGCGAGCCCTGGGAATCCGAACCGTCCGGCGAGGGCTCGACGCGGCATCGTCGCTTCTTCAACACCCCGACCGGCCTCGGCCCACGCGAACAAGTTTGGATCGTCATAGAAGGAGCCGTCGGGCTCACGACCGTCTCGCTGAACGGCACGGAACTCAAGGCCGTGGAAAGTAACGACGCAGCAGAGCAAGGGCCCGCATGGTCGAGCGACGTCACCCGCCTCGTCGCCACGCGCAACGAACTCGTCATCGTCACCGCCGCAGAACCGACGGGCCGACGAGGCGAAGTCCGACTCGAGATTCGCCTGTGCGACTAACTCTTCTCCCTGCAGGGAGAAGAACTTCTCAACTGACCCCCGACCTCCGACCGCTGACCCCTTCCGTCACTCGTCCGTCACGCACCCTTCACTGGCGCTCTTCACGTTCTTGATGTACTTATAAAGCGTGCCGCGGGTCGATTTCAGCGGCGGGGCTTTCCAAGCGGCGCGGCGCTTCTTGAGTTCCTCCGCGCTGAGGTCGACCGCCA is a window encoding:
- the hpnH gene encoding adenosyl-hopene transferase HpnH codes for the protein MASYVLRMRLRGMKRYPLVLMLEPLFRCNLACAGCGKIQFPADILKKNLSPEQCFRAVDECGAPMVSIPGGEPLLHPQIVEIVEGLVARKKYIYLCTNALKLAEFLPRFKPSKYLTFSVHMDGPREEHDHAVCREGTYDIAAEAIRLALKAGFRVTTNTTLFDGADPNRIRGFFDDMTKLGVEGMMISPGYSYEKAPDQEHFLRREKTIRLFRNLFEKPKGWVFNQSPLFLEFLQGKWDLECTPWGNPTYNVFGWQKPCYLVGEGYCESFQELLDTTAWADYGCKSGNPKCRDCMVHSGYEPSAVTSTFGSLAGFLRTARVSLFGPTRGKPLPEVASVRISGDSTGGTTTVHRTESGRLELPVLK